From a single Nicotiana tomentosiformis chromosome 2, ASM39032v3, whole genome shotgun sequence genomic region:
- the LOC138906169 gene encoding uncharacterized protein — protein MQEVVKKEIIKWLDSGVVYPISDSSWTSPVQCVPKNGGMSVITNDKNELILTRTVTGWRVCMDYRKINKVTRKDHFPLPFLDQMLDRLARRAFYCFLDGYSCYNQILISPEDQEKTTITCPYGTVAFSRMPFGLCNAPTTFQRCMMAIFTDMVEDILEVFMDDFSIIGNSFDDWLNNLDKLLARCEETNLVLNWEKCHFMVEEGSEELLGSCGVLSPIHQRFFKVVNLLCKHLDKDAKFHFNGDCMKAFELLKFKLTTTRIITAPDWSFPFELMCDARDVAVGAVLGKRINKIFHSVYYASKTMNDAQVNYAVTKNELLAIVFAMEKFLPYLMGTKVIVHTDHALLRYLMRNKDSKARAGGISKKNEMPLTTILEIDIFDVWGIDFMGLFVSSCGNTNILVAVDYVSKWVEAIALPNNEVRSVVVFLKKNIFTRIGTPKVIISDGGWHFCNNSFDTLLTKTAYKIPIGMSPYRLVFEKAFHLPVELEHKAMWDLKKLNLEWDAAANLRMSQLNELDEFQYHAYTSSSLYKERMKYLHDKYIHNNKFKEGDLVLLFNSRYLGFVLTSFEVYVGMGVHCRDCARKIGKVVPEVSETSEYLPSGEASEGNSVQAQSEAQSQQFPGRFHLVDESSSAASSSEGSEEGSPDSEPSSSHAPAAPINVDDDDDGIGGDATMGGFREVEEKGDVGRQIFQLDCLQKI, from the exons atgcaagaggtggtcaagaaggagatcataaagtggttggattccggggttgtttaccccatttccgatagctcatggacttctccggtgcaatgtgtcccaaagaatgGGGGCATGAGTGTGATAactaatgacaagaatgaattgatcctcacaagaactgtcaccgggtggagagtgtgcatggactataggaagaTCAACAAAGtaactcggaaagatcattttccgcttccatttcttgatcaaatgttggataggttggccagacgtgctttttattgcttcctggatggatactcctgctacaatcagattcttatttctcctgaggaccaagagaagaccactaTCACATGTCCATATGGTACCGTTGCATTCtcgaggatgccatttgggttatgtaatgcaccgacgacttttcaacggtgtatgatggctattttcactgatatggtggaagatattcttgaggtcttcatggatgatttctccatcattgggaattcttttgatgattggtTGAACAACTTGGACAAGTTATTAGCAAGAtgtgaggaaactaacttggttttgaattgggagaaatgtcacttcatggtcgaggaag ggagtgaggagcttcttgggtcatgcggggttctatcgccgattcatcaaagATTTTTCAAAGTGGTGAACCTTTTGTGTAAACATTTGGataaggatgccaagttccatttcaatggagattgcatgaaggcattcgagCTGCTTAAGTTCAAGTTGACCACTACTCGTATTATTAccgcaccggattggagctttccttttgagctcatgtgtgacgcaagggatgtggcggttggagcggtgttagggaaacgtatcaacaaaatcttccactCGGTTTATTACGCaagcaagaccatgaatgatgcccaagtcaactacgcAGTGACCAAAAacgagctccttgctattgtatttgctatggagaagttcctcccatacttgatgggtacaaaggtgattgttcacaccgaccatgcgttGCTTCGGTATTTGATGAGAAATAAAGATTCTAAGGCAAG ggccggtgggatctcaaagaagaatgaaatgcctcttaCCACCATTTTAGAGATAGATatcttcgatgtgtggggtattgattttatgggtctatttgttagctcttgtgggaacaccaacattctagttgcggtggattatgtatctaaatgggttgaggccattgctttgcccaacaatgaagtaaGGAGTGTGGTGgtattcttgaaaaagaacatcttcacgaggATTGGTACCCCAAAAgtcattattagtgatgggggttggCATTTTTGCAATAActcttttgataccttactcacaaa aacggCCTACAAAATAccgatcgggatgtctccataccggttagtgttcgaGAAGGCATTCCATCTTCCggtagaacttgagcataaggccatgtgggatttgaagaagttgaaccttgaatgggatgccGCGGCAAATCTAAGGatgtcacaattgaatgagcttgatgaattccagTATCATGCCTACACAAGCTCGTCTCTTTACAAGGAGaggatgaagtacctccatgacaagtacatccacaataataaatttaaagagggtgatcttgtgctattgttcaattccaG atatcttggttttgtgctaactagttttgaagtgtatgtaGGAATGGGTGTGCACTGCAGGGACTGTGCAAGAAAAATTGGCAAAGT AGTTCCTGAAGTCTCTGAGACCAGTGAGTATCTCCCATCTGGGGAAGCTTCTGAGGGTAACTCCGTGCAAGCACAGTCGGAAGCCCAATCACAACAATTCCCAGGTAGATTCCACTTGGTAGATGAGTCATCTTCTGCTGCTAGTTCTTCTGAAGGTTCGGAAGAGGGTAGCCCAGATTCCgagccctcttcctcacatgccccggctgcaccaatcaatgttgatgatgatgatgatggtataGGGGGTGATGCTACAATGGGGGGGTTTAGAGAGGTCGAAGAAAAGGGAGATGTGGGAAGACAGATTTTTCAGCTTGACTGCCTTCAAAAGatttag